In one window of Hymenobacter nivis DNA:
- a CDS encoding transposase family protein: MVLLYGIPSADTFRRVFQHLDAKVFHAHNRRFTTT, translated from the coding sequence TTGGTCCTGCTCTATGGAATTCCTTCTGCTGACACGTTCCGGCGCGTCTTTCAGCACTTGGACGCGAAGGTCTTTCATGCTCATAATCGCCGTTTCACCACAACTTAA
- a CDS encoding glutathione-independent formaldehyde dehydrogenase: MKAVVYYGPLDVRVSDVPDPKIEQPTDVLVQITTTNICGSDLHMYDGRTNMEAGRIFGHENLGRVIEVGKAVVYVKVGDMVCMPFNIGCGHCRNCERQLTAFCLTMNPGFAGAAYGFAGMGPYEGGQAEYLRVPYGDFNCQILPEDASEKEDDYAMLSDIFPTGYHATELAGVKPGESVVIYGAGPVGLMATLSARIKGADKIMVVDSHPDRLKLAEEFGGIPIDTSKGSAVDQVLELTNGHGADRGCECVGYQCCNKHGQEQSNLTMNELVQTVKFTGSIGVVGVFVTADPKSKEELQKKGHMDFDFGSFWMKGQSIATGQANVKSYNRELCALISSGKAKPSAIISHTLSLDEAPNAYKHFNARDNGWTKVILKPGKTSSSQK; encoded by the coding sequence ATGAAAGCAGTTGTCTATTACGGCCCCTTGGATGTGAGAGTATCCGACGTACCCGACCCTAAAATTGAGCAGCCCACTGACGTGTTGGTGCAGATTACTACCACCAATATTTGCGGCTCCGACCTGCACATGTACGACGGCCGTACAAACATGGAAGCAGGTCGAATTTTTGGCCACGAAAATCTCGGTAGGGTCATCGAGGTTGGCAAGGCGGTGGTGTATGTTAAAGTGGGCGACATGGTGTGCATGCCTTTTAATATCGGCTGTGGCCATTGCAGGAATTGTGAGCGCCAACTCACCGCGTTTTGTCTGACGATGAACCCCGGTTTTGCTGGCGCGGCCTATGGCTTTGCTGGCATGGGCCCTTACGAGGGCGGGCAGGCAGAATACCTGCGCGTTCCGTACGGGGATTTTAACTGTCAGATATTGCCTGAGGATGCCAGCGAGAAGGAAGATGATTATGCCATGCTTTCTGACATCTTCCCAACAGGCTACCATGCCACGGAACTCGCGGGGGTGAAACCAGGTGAATCGGTGGTCATTTATGGCGCCGGGCCGGTTGGGCTCATGGCCACACTGTCTGCCCGTATAAAAGGGGCCGATAAAATCATGGTGGTGGATAGCCACCCCGACCGGCTGAAATTAGCAGAAGAATTTGGAGGCATCCCCATTGATACTTCGAAAGGCTCGGCTGTTGACCAAGTATTGGAATTAACAAACGGCCACGGGGCCGACAGGGGCTGCGAATGCGTGGGCTACCAGTGCTGTAACAAACACGGCCAAGAACAGTCGAACCTAACCATGAACGAACTGGTACAGACGGTGAAATTTACCGGTTCGATTGGCGTAGTAGGCGTTTTTGTCACTGCAGATCCGAAGTCAAAAGAGGAATTGCAGAAAAAAGGCCATATGGATTTCGATTTTGGTAGCTTCTGGATGAAGGGACAAAGTATCGCAACGGGCCAAGCTAATGTAAAATCTTACAACCGTGAACTTTGCGCGCTAATATCTTCAGGTAAAGCAAAGCCTTCTGCCATCATCTCCCACACACTTTCCCTTGATGAGGCCCCGAATGCTTACAAGCACTTTAATGCCCGCGATAATGGATGGACCAAGGTGATCTTAAAACCCGGCAAAACAAGTAGCAGCCAGAAATAA
- a CDS encoding c-type heme family protein, whose translation MATFVSLASDWRALRGALLLGLLAAAACRPDQIEHLREHKRIGIEAENWVVKRIMPADLMHATRWAGDSLTATADTLLRRTLARALATGGVAGAMSLCRPETYPAVDSLARVLHATARRVSTRPRDPAHRAILLAAEMRTDTTRTLHRESAEVFFYQRPIVLNNALCLRCHGTVGRDIAPADYALIRQQYPQDQATGYRLGQQMGAWQVSLERGGVAEFWTMKTRKKWKEHKMPKLF comes from the coding sequence ATGGCTACTTTCGTTTCGCTTGCTTCCGACTGGCGCGCGCTGCGCGGGGCCCTGTTGCTGGGGCTGCTGGCCGCCGCCGCCTGCCGCCCCGACCAGATTGAACACCTCAGGGAACACAAGCGCATCGGCATCGAGGCCGAGAACTGGGTAGTGAAGCGCATCATGCCCGCCGACCTGATGCACGCTACCCGCTGGGCCGGCGACTCGCTCACGGCCACCGCCGATACGCTGCTGCGCCGCACCTTAGCCCGCGCGCTGGCCACCGGGGGCGTGGCCGGGGCCATGTCCCTGTGCCGCCCCGAAACCTACCCCGCCGTCGACTCGCTGGCCCGGGTGCTGCACGCCACCGCCCGCCGCGTGAGCACCCGCCCCCGCGACCCCGCCCACCGCGCCATCCTGCTGGCCGCCGAAATGCGAACCGACACCACCCGCACCCTGCACCGCGAATCGGCAGAGGTGTTTTTCTACCAGCGCCCCATCGTGCTGAACAACGCCTTGTGCCTGCGCTGCCACGGCACCGTGGGCCGCGACATTGCCCCGGCCGATTACGCCCTCATCCGGCAGCAATACCCCCAGGACCAGGCCACCGGCTACCGCCTGGGCCAGCAGATGGGCGCCTGGCAAGTTAGCCTGGAGCGCGGCGGCGTGGCCGAGTTCTGGACCATGAAAACCCGCAAGAAGTGGAAGGAGCACAAAATGCCCAAGCTGTTTTGA
- a CDS encoding DUF535 family protein has protein sequence MYSTIFRLPTILRTTLRIVGESIDRGGLFTLKTGLRAVPIVLDLPAHFKLNRLMNSPSLQALIKHQPRLGYKYLGNYLANNLSRKARLGILFNHYDYLTRQVQSSFFSSLLAGVPLWQDSRGEDGVMSIQLAFPSGIDFEGDLALIFAHNGMPLYSISFVVAPGRYVHSPQAQVLFVSRIQGTRNFEQIRQCTKSCHDITPAALLIAALQGVAAALGINVLAGISTEERLYDTITFDYNSFWESFRAERTPDNLFFLALPLMKTPIELIKGKRRERTLRKRHYKDEICEAVRLDFASNLLNRQAELN, from the coding sequence ATGTATTCAACTATTTTTCGCTTACCAACGATTCTTCGCACCACGCTCCGCATAGTTGGCGAGTCCATCGACCGCGGCGGGCTATTCACGCTCAAAACGGGTTTGCGCGCGGTTCCCATCGTCCTCGATTTACCAGCGCACTTCAAGCTCAACCGGCTCATGAACAGCCCCAGCTTACAGGCCCTCATCAAGCACCAGCCCCGGCTAGGCTACAAATATTTAGGCAACTACCTAGCCAACAACCTATCACGAAAGGCACGCTTAGGCATTCTGTTCAACCACTATGATTATTTGACCCGGCAGGTACAAAGCAGTTTCTTCTCGTCGCTGCTTGCTGGGGTACCGCTTTGGCAAGATTCCCGGGGTGAAGATGGCGTGATGAGCATCCAACTTGCCTTTCCAAGCGGCATTGACTTCGAAGGAGACTTAGCCCTGATTTTTGCGCACAACGGTATGCCGCTGTACAGCATTTCCTTCGTGGTGGCACCGGGCCGGTATGTGCATAGCCCGCAGGCGCAGGTGCTGTTCGTGAGCCGCATCCAAGGAACGCGCAATTTTGAGCAGATCCGGCAATGCACTAAAAGCTGCCACGACATCACCCCCGCCGCCCTGCTTATTGCAGCGCTGCAAGGCGTAGCCGCTGCCCTAGGCATCAACGTTTTAGCCGGCATCAGCACCGAGGAGCGCCTATACGATACTATTACTTTCGACTATAACTCATTCTGGGAATCCTTCCGGGCCGAACGCACTCCGGACAACTTATTCTTTCTGGCGCTGCCGTTAATGAAGACGCCCATTGAACTCATCAAGGGCAAGCGCCGGGAGCGCACTTTGCGCAAGCGCCATTACAAAGACGAGATTTGCGAAGCCGTTCGCCTTGATTTCGCCAGCAATTTACTGAACCGGCAGGCGGAGCTCAACTAG
- a CDS encoding protoporphyrinogen/coproporphyrinogen oxidase, which yields MTADSSAPIVIVGAGMAGLACATWLHRAGRTVRVLDAADAVGGRVRTDATPDGFLLDRGFQVLLTDYPEARRMFDYKALDLRAFRSGAVIRLPNGAETTLQNPLQRPLAAFSALVSPIGSLSDKLRILSLVRHVQQHTPEELLARPATDTLSFLRRYGWSETMIDNFFRPFFGGVFLDRGLSTASNFFEFVFQQFVRGKASVPALGMQQLPEQLAARLPAGTIQLNTAVGALEGSCVRLASGEVLAATAVVLAVDGPALARLLPAAGAPAAGSRLTTNTYFVAEGHSPGRGDGLLRLNAAPGALAHNVSFPADVAPAYAPAGRALVSVSTHGDTGLSEAALAVRLHEELIAWFGPNARQWRHLRSYRIAHALPPYPAGQPVQQPLKLAEGLYRCGDWAAYPSLNAALATGRQVAEAIIAG from the coding sequence ATGACTGCTGACTCTTCTGCTCCTATTGTTATCGTCGGGGCTGGCATGGCCGGCCTGGCCTGTGCTACCTGGCTGCACCGCGCCGGCCGCACCGTGCGCGTGCTCGACGCGGCCGACGCCGTGGGCGGCCGCGTGCGTACCGATGCCACGCCCGATGGCTTTCTCCTTGACCGGGGCTTCCAGGTGCTGCTGACGGATTACCCCGAGGCCCGGCGCATGTTCGACTACAAGGCCCTGGACCTGCGGGCGTTCCGCTCGGGGGCCGTCATCCGGCTGCCCAACGGCGCCGAAACGACCTTGCAAAACCCGTTGCAGCGGCCGCTGGCGGCGTTTTCGGCGCTTGTCTCGCCCATCGGCAGCCTCTCTGATAAGCTGCGCATCCTCAGCCTGGTGCGCCACGTGCAACAGCACACACCGGAGGAGCTGCTGGCCCGCCCGGCCACCGACACGCTGAGCTTCCTACGGCGCTACGGCTGGAGCGAAACAATGATCGACAACTTCTTCCGGCCCTTCTTCGGCGGCGTATTCCTTGACCGGGGCCTGAGCACGGCCAGTAACTTTTTCGAGTTTGTGTTTCAACAGTTTGTGCGGGGGAAAGCCTCGGTACCTGCCCTGGGAATGCAGCAGCTGCCCGAGCAGCTGGCCGCCCGCTTGCCGGCAGGCACTATCCAGCTGAACACCGCCGTGGGGGCCCTGGAGGGCTCCTGCGTGCGCCTGGCTTCGGGCGAAGTACTGGCCGCCACGGCCGTGGTGCTGGCCGTGGACGGCCCCGCCCTGGCGCGCCTGCTACCCGCCGCCGGGGCCCCCGCCGCGGGCAGCCGCCTCACCACCAACACGTACTTTGTGGCCGAGGGCCATTCGCCCGGCCGTGGCGACGGCCTGTTGCGCCTTAACGCAGCGCCGGGGGCCCTGGCCCACAACGTGAGCTTCCCCGCCGATGTGGCGCCGGCCTACGCCCCGGCCGGCCGGGCCCTGGTATCGGTGAGCACCCACGGCGACACCGGCCTCTCGGAGGCGGCGTTGGCCGTGCGCTTGCACGAAGAATTGATTGCTTGGTTTGGGCCCAACGCCCGGCAGTGGCGGCACCTGCGTTCCTACCGCATCGCGCACGCCCTGCCGCCGTACCCCGCCGGCCAGCCGGTGCAGCAGCCCCTTAAGTTGGCAGAGGGCCTCTACCGCTGCGGCGACTGGGCCGCCTACCCGTCGCTGAACGCGGCGCTGGCCACCGGCCGCCAAGTGGCCGAGGCCATCATTGCCGGGTAG
- a CDS encoding alpha-amylase family protein, whose amino-acid sequence MKNLLLAAGLLTLAAPSLPLFFVPTHLPASIPAADPNTTDEVPQDHKLIIYQMMTRLFGNKVALNKPYGTLAENGCGKFNDITDRALDEIKALGVSHVWYTGVIEHATMTDYAAQGIPADDADVVKGRAGSPYAIKDYYDVAPDLAVVPSNRMVEYEALIRRTHAHGLKVLMDFVPNHVARAYKSDAKPVGVIDLGTTDDKTQAFGPQNNFYYLPGQPFVVPAGYNPLGPLKGPREDGKYAENPAKATGNDVFSAAPSVNDWFETVKLNYGVDYQHGRAAHFSPVPNTWKKMRDILVFWAQKDVDGFRCDMVEMVPVEFWAYVIPELKKVKPGLVFIGEAYNNKEYKTYLEKGHFDYLYDKVGLYDGLRRLMRSEGSTDDLTQVWKQESRGFSSHMLRFLENHDEQRIASKDFATDPLRAVPAMTVTATLASGPVMLYFGQEVGEPGRGSEGFSGEDGRTTIFDYWGVPEHQKWLNQGKCDGGKLSAEQRKLRGFYKRLLTLAGSSDAIRRGKFYELQDANNLGKQYNQRHLYAYLRYTDQQQVLVVVNFSPDKAYQPGLIISPAAFQAMGIPGTAQAVYTYTDLLNGGEPLQALNEVLEPLSAHIYELKRR is encoded by the coding sequence ATGAAAAACCTGCTGCTGGCCGCTGGCTTGCTGACCCTGGCCGCGCCTTCCCTGCCCCTTTTTTTCGTGCCTACTCATCTGCCCGCGTCCATCCCGGCCGCCGACCCGAACACCACCGACGAGGTGCCCCAGGACCACAAACTCATCATTTACCAAATGATGACGCGGCTGTTTGGCAACAAGGTGGCCCTGAACAAGCCCTACGGCACCCTGGCCGAAAACGGCTGCGGCAAGTTCAACGACATCACCGACCGGGCCCTGGACGAGATTAAGGCCTTGGGCGTGAGCCACGTGTGGTACACTGGCGTGATTGAGCACGCCACCATGACGGACTATGCCGCCCAAGGCATTCCGGCCGACGACGCCGACGTGGTGAAGGGCCGCGCCGGCTCGCCCTACGCCATCAAGGACTACTACGACGTGGCCCCCGACCTGGCTGTGGTGCCCAGCAACCGCATGGTCGAGTACGAGGCCCTTATCCGGCGCACCCACGCCCACGGCCTGAAGGTGCTGATGGACTTCGTGCCCAACCACGTGGCCCGCGCGTACAAGTCGGATGCCAAGCCCGTGGGCGTGATAGACCTGGGCACTACGGACGACAAAACCCAGGCTTTTGGGCCCCAGAACAACTTTTACTACCTACCCGGCCAGCCCTTCGTAGTGCCCGCCGGTTACAACCCGCTGGGGCCCCTGAAAGGCCCGCGCGAAGACGGCAAGTACGCCGAGAACCCCGCCAAGGCCACTGGCAACGACGTGTTTTCGGCCGCGCCCAGCGTCAACGACTGGTTCGAAACCGTGAAGCTGAACTACGGCGTGGACTACCAGCACGGCCGCGCCGCGCACTTCAGCCCCGTGCCCAATACGTGGAAGAAGATGCGCGACATCCTGGTGTTTTGGGCCCAGAAGGACGTGGACGGCTTCCGCTGCGACATGGTGGAAATGGTGCCCGTCGAGTTTTGGGCCTACGTTATCCCGGAGTTGAAAAAGGTAAAGCCCGGCCTCGTGTTCATCGGCGAAGCCTACAACAACAAGGAGTACAAAACCTACCTCGAAAAGGGCCATTTCGACTATCTATACGATAAAGTAGGCCTCTACGACGGCCTGCGCCGGCTGATGCGCAGCGAGGGCAGCACCGACGACCTCACCCAGGTATGGAAGCAGGAAAGCCGCGGATTCTCGTCGCACATGCTGCGCTTCCTCGAAAACCACGACGAGCAACGCATTGCCAGCAAAGACTTTGCTACCGATCCGCTGCGCGCCGTACCGGCCATGACCGTGACGGCCACCCTGGCCTCGGGGCCCGTGATGCTGTACTTCGGGCAGGAAGTAGGCGAGCCTGGCCGGGGCAGCGAGGGCTTCAGCGGCGAAGACGGCCGCACCACCATTTTCGACTACTGGGGCGTGCCCGAGCACCAGAAATGGCTGAACCAAGGCAAATGCGACGGCGGCAAGCTGAGCGCGGAACAGCGGAAGCTGCGCGGCTTTTACAAGCGCCTGCTCACGCTGGCCGGCAGTAGCGACGCCATTCGCCGGGGTAAATTCTACGAATTGCAGGATGCCAACAACCTGGGCAAGCAGTACAACCAGCGCCACCTCTACGCCTACCTGCGCTACACCGACCAGCAGCAGGTACTGGTCGTCGTCAACTTCAGCCCCGACAAAGCCTACCAGCCTGGCCTCATCATTTCGCCCGCCGCGTTTCAGGCCATGGGCATTCCCGGCACAGCCCAGGCCGTGTACACCTACACCGATCTACTGAACGGCGGGGAGCCCCTGCAAGCCCTCAACGAAGTATTAGAACCACTTTCGGCCCATATCTACGAGCTAAAGCGCAGGTAG
- a CDS encoding DUF1501 domain-containing protein: protein MKRRDFLQNTAAATAGAALLGGLPVGAYGYSPELVALTNATTASNKVLVIVQLQGGNDGLNMIIPRDQYGALLAARANIALPEAAVLPLTAATGIHPAMAALQNLYQNGQVGVVQSVGYPTPNFSHFRATDIWTSGSSSDVTLTTGWAGRYLDGEYPGFPTGYPSAQSPDPLAVTIGSVVSNCVQGPAVNMGMAIASTSSFYQLLSGGVDAAPATPAGHELTFIRQVVAQTQVYTTTIQAAAGRAKNLSPLYPTAGQNGLADQLKIVAQLVAGGLSTRIYVCNMGGFDTHALQVPATGPTTGGTHAALLGKLAEAVAAFQDDLVRLGLQDRVVGLTFSEFGRRIRSNAGLGTDHGSAAPLFVFGSRVNPIVHGANPQLPAAASVNDNIPLQFDFRSIYTSILQDWFQVAPSTLQALFGQSFPYVPVLRPATALAAGSAAQVAEFSVFPNPVPRGGQATVAYQSAGGHVQVAVLDALGRQVQVAFDRALAAGAQQLPLDLAGLAAGAYYCQVREGSKSGSRILVVE, encoded by the coding sequence ATGAAACGGCGCGATTTTTTACAGAACACGGCGGCGGCCACGGCGGGCGCGGCCCTACTGGGCGGACTGCCGGTGGGGGCTTACGGCTACTCGCCCGAGCTGGTGGCCCTCACCAACGCCACCACGGCCAGCAATAAGGTATTAGTCATCGTTCAGTTGCAGGGCGGCAACGACGGGTTGAACATGATTATTCCGCGCGACCAATACGGGGCCCTGCTGGCGGCGCGCGCCAACATTGCGCTGCCCGAGGCCGCCGTGCTGCCCCTTACGGCGGCCACCGGCATCCACCCGGCCATGGCCGCGCTCCAGAACCTGTACCAGAACGGGCAGGTGGGCGTGGTGCAGAGCGTGGGCTACCCCACCCCCAACTTCTCGCACTTCCGGGCCACCGACATCTGGACCTCGGGCTCGTCGTCGGACGTGACGCTGACCACGGGCTGGGCTGGGCGCTACCTCGACGGCGAGTACCCGGGCTTTCCCACCGGCTACCCCAGCGCCCAAAGCCCCGACCCGCTGGCCGTCACCATCGGCTCGGTGGTGAGCAACTGCGTGCAGGGCCCCGCCGTGAACATGGGCATGGCCATCGCCAGCACGTCATCGTTTTACCAGTTGCTGAGCGGCGGCGTGGACGCGGCCCCCGCCACACCGGCCGGCCACGAACTAACGTTTATCCGCCAGGTGGTGGCCCAAACCCAGGTATACACCACCACCATTCAGGCGGCGGCGGGCCGGGCCAAAAACCTCTCGCCGCTGTACCCCACCGCCGGCCAGAACGGCTTGGCCGACCAGCTCAAAATTGTGGCCCAGCTGGTGGCCGGGGGCCTCAGCACCCGCATTTACGTGTGCAACATGGGCGGCTTCGACACCCACGCGCTGCAAGTGCCGGCCACGGGCCCCACCACCGGCGGCACCCACGCCGCGCTGCTGGGCAAGCTGGCCGAAGCGGTGGCGGCCTTCCAGGACGACCTGGTGCGGCTGGGCCTGCAAGACCGAGTGGTGGGCCTCACGTTTTCGGAGTTCGGGCGGCGCATCCGGTCCAACGCGGGCCTGGGCACCGACCACGGCTCGGCGGCCCCGCTGTTCGTGTTCGGCAGCCGCGTGAACCCCATCGTGCACGGCGCCAACCCCCAGCTGCCCGCCGCGGCCAGCGTGAACGACAACATCCCGCTGCAATTCGACTTCCGCAGCATCTACACCAGCATTCTGCAAGACTGGTTCCAGGTGGCACCCAGCACGTTGCAGGCCCTGTTTGGCCAGAGCTTCCCCTACGTGCCGGTGCTGCGGCCGGCCACCGCGCTGGCCGCCGGCAGCGCCGCCCAGGTGGCCGAGTTCAGCGTGTTTCCCAACCCCGTGCCGCGCGGCGGCCAGGCTACCGTGGCCTACCAAAGCGCGGGCGGCCACGTGCAGGTAGCAGTGCTCGACGCGCTGGGCCGCCAGGTGCAGGTAGCCTTTGACAGAGCCCTGGCCGCGGGGGCCCAGCAGCTGCCGCTCGACCTGGCCGGCCTCGCCGCCGGGGCCTACTACTGCCAGGTGCGCGAGGGCAGCAAGTCGGGCTCGCGCATTCTGGTAGTGGAATAA
- a CDS encoding DUF1800 domain-containing protein encodes MNRRAFLQRPGAPTPAPGPPPPEAISPHANQRLPLHLAGITAGTLAAYAGPWGPAQAAHLLRRTLFGPTRAEITTAAAAGLGPTLDGLLAASAAPAPPLNVSATDTTVPIGQTWVTQAFDQTLQGVRTVSLRDWWLGQQLGQTTSLSEQMTLFWHNHFVVEFGNLNDARYSYEYVRLLRQHALGNVRQLAKDLTINPAMLRYLNGNQSVAGAPNENYGRELLELFTVGKGPLVGAGNYTNYTEADVQAAARVLTGWRDDNVKIAGYFVAGRHDAKPKQFSAAFGNAVIAPNGAAEYQDLINLIFAQAETARFLVRKLYRWFVYYLIDADTEANVIQPLATLLIQSNFEVAPVLRRLFGSEHFFDVAAVGCRIKSPLDFTVGLVRQMQVVLPPASSLVAQYAHWEYLYGLALVQQQALGDPPNVAGWAAYYQTPQFHELWINAVTLPRRNQATDLYIGNGVSRGGVLAKIDPVALVLALPPATATDPNLVIAEFVRLMVPLDLTTIQLAFLKNALIPGLPDFEWTNEWTYYVATPTVAAKKAAVATKLQAMLRSLMGLAEYHLS; translated from the coding sequence ATGAACCGCCGTGCTTTTCTCCAGCGCCCCGGGGCCCCCACGCCCGCCCCGGGGCCCCCGCCGCCCGAGGCCATCAGCCCCCACGCCAACCAGCGGCTGCCGCTGCACCTGGCGGGCATCACCGCCGGCACCCTGGCCGCCTACGCGGGGCCCTGGGGCCCGGCCCAAGCCGCGCACCTGCTGCGGCGCACCCTGTTTGGGCCCACCCGGGCGGAAATAACCACGGCCGCGGCGGCGGGCCTGGGCCCTACGCTCGATGGATTGCTGGCGGCCTCTGCGGCCCCGGCCCCGCCCCTGAACGTGTCGGCCACCGACACGACCGTGCCCATCGGCCAAACGTGGGTGACGCAGGCGTTTGACCAAACCTTGCAGGGGGTGCGCACGGTGTCGCTGCGCGATTGGTGGCTGGGCCAGCAACTGGGCCAAACCACGTCGCTGAGCGAGCAGATGACGCTGTTCTGGCACAACCATTTTGTGGTAGAGTTCGGCAATCTTAACGACGCCCGCTACAGCTATGAATACGTGCGGTTGCTGCGCCAGCACGCGCTGGGTAACGTACGCCAGCTGGCTAAAGACTTGACCATCAACCCCGCCATGCTGCGCTACCTCAACGGCAACCAGAGCGTGGCGGGGGCCCCCAACGAGAACTACGGCCGCGAGCTGCTGGAGCTGTTCACCGTGGGCAAGGGGCCCCTGGTGGGGGCGGGCAACTACACCAACTACACCGAGGCTGACGTGCAGGCCGCTGCCCGGGTACTCACCGGCTGGCGCGACGACAACGTGAAAATTGCCGGCTACTTCGTCGCCGGCCGGCACGACGCCAAGCCCAAGCAGTTCTCCGCGGCCTTCGGCAACGCCGTCATCGCGCCCAACGGGGCCGCCGAGTACCAGGATTTAATCAACCTCATTTTCGCGCAGGCCGAAACGGCGCGGTTCCTGGTGCGTAAGCTCTACCGCTGGTTTGTGTACTATTTGATTGACGCGGACACGGAAGCCAACGTCATTCAGCCGCTGGCTACGTTGCTCATTCAGAGTAACTTTGAGGTGGCGCCAGTGCTGCGCCGGCTCTTCGGCTCGGAGCACTTTTTCGATGTGGCCGCCGTGGGCTGCCGCATCAAAAGTCCGCTCGATTTCACGGTGGGCCTAGTGCGGCAGATGCAGGTGGTGTTGCCGCCGGCCAGCAGCCTGGTGGCGCAATATGCCCACTGGGAGTACCTCTACGGCCTGGCCCTGGTGCAGCAGCAAGCCCTGGGCGACCCGCCCAACGTGGCCGGCTGGGCCGCCTACTACCAGACACCACAGTTCCACGAGCTGTGGATTAACGCCGTGACGCTGCCCCGCCGTAACCAGGCGACGGACCTGTACATCGGCAATGGGGTTTCGCGCGGGGGCGTCTTGGCTAAAATCGACCCCGTAGCCCTGGTACTGGCCCTACCCCCGGCCACGGCCACGGACCCTAACCTGGTCATCGCCGAGTTCGTGCGCCTGATGGTGCCCCTCGACCTCACGACCATCCAGCTGGCCTTCCTCAAAAACGCCCTCATCCCCGGCCTGCCCGATTTTGAGTGGACCAATGAGTGGACGTATTACGTCGCCACGCCTACCGTGGCCGCCAAAAAGGCCGCCGTGGCCACCAAGCTGCAAGCCATGCTGCGCTCCTTGATGGGCCTGGCGGAATACCATTTATCTTGA
- a CDS encoding transposase: MLTVSGRERVNRNAVLNAHCSTQVHLDETACVNAQSTQRLYEKRLATHPKGPAHVLCDNARHYKNKALNAWLENKRLVQVFLPSYSPNLNLMERLWKFLR, from the coding sequence CTGCTCACCGTCAGCGGCCGCGAACGGGTCAACCGCAACGCCGTCCTCAACGCCCACTGTTCCACCCAGGTCCACCTCGACGAGACCGCCTGCGTCAACGCTCAAAGCACCCAGCGGCTCTACGAGAAACGGCTGGCCACCCACCCCAAAGGCCCAGCGCACGTCCTCTGCGACAACGCCCGCCACTACAAAAACAAGGCGCTGAACGCCTGGCTGGAGAACAAACGCCTCGTACAGGTCTTCCTGCCCTCCTATTCACCCAATCTCAACCTGATGGAGCGCCTGTGGAAGTTTCTGCGCTAG
- a CDS encoding helix-turn-helix domain-containing protein yields the protein MLDQGHAAATIGQALGLAGSSVYRYAQPYRLQGLAGYQAAEQPGYWGLLSSGQRAGLCRELGQTLYTDCRAIADWLAATYSVRYSVSGLTDLLHRLRLLLQIDTAVPCQADAAAQTAFLTDTLAPLLAQAEAAVVCFADAAHPTHNTRATHV from the coding sequence ATGCTCGACCAGGGGCATGCCGCCGCGACGATTGGCCAGGCGTTGGGGCTGGCCGGGAGCAGCGTGTACCGCTACGCCCAGCCGTACCGCTTGCAGGGCCTGGCGGGCTATCAGGCCGCCGAGCAGCCGGGCTACTGGGGCTTGCTGAGCAGCGGCCAACGCGCGGGCCTGTGCCGGGAACTGGGCCAGACGCTCTACACCGATTGCCGGGCCATTGCCGACTGGCTGGCCGCCACCTACAGCGTGCGCTACTCCGTATCGGGCCTGACGGACCTGCTGCACCGGCTTAGGCTACTCCTACAAATTGACACGGCCGTGCCCTGCCAAGCCGATGCGGCGGCGCAAACGGCCTTCCTGACCGATACGCTGGCCCCGCTGCTGGCCCAGGCCGAGGCAGCGGTGGTCTGTTTTGCTGACGCCGCCCATCCCACCCACAACACCCGCGCCACCCACGTGTGA
- a CDS encoding arylesterase: MKNILFFGDSLTAGYGLPAAASFPALVQQKIDTAGLPYRALNYGVSGDTSAGGRVRLAAALARQPADVFVLALGANDGIRGVPVPDTSANLQAILQAVQQQQPAAQLVVAGLEFPFNISPLGNHRLVRYAAEFKALFRPLAQQFGAAFVPFLLEGVLGHRALSLADGVHPNAAGQQILADNVWAVLGPLL, translated from the coding sequence ATGAAGAACATTCTTTTTTTCGGCGATAGCCTCACCGCTGGCTACGGCCTGCCCGCGGCCGCCAGTTTCCCCGCCCTCGTTCAGCAAAAGATTGACACTGCTGGCCTGCCCTACCGGGCCCTCAACTACGGCGTGAGCGGCGACACCAGCGCCGGCGGCCGCGTCCGCCTGGCCGCCGCGCTGGCCCGCCAGCCCGCCGACGTGTTTGTGCTGGCCCTGGGCGCCAACGACGGCATCCGGGGCGTGCCGGTGCCCGACACCAGCGCCAATTTGCAGGCCATTTTACAGGCCGTGCAGCAGCAGCAGCCGGCGGCGCAGCTAGTAGTGGCCGGGCTGGAATTTCCCTTCAACATCAGCCCGCTGGGCAACCACCGCCTGGTGCGCTACGCTGCCGAGTTCAAAGCACTGTTTCGGCCGCTGGCCCAGCAGTTCGGCGCGGCCTTCGTGCCCTTTTTGCTCGAAGGCGTCCTCGGCCACCGCGCCCTGAGCCTGGCCGACGGCGTGCACCCCAACGCGGCCGGCCAGCAAATTCTGGCCGACAACGTGTGGGCCGTGCTGGGGCCCCTGCTGTGA